One genomic window of Manihot esculenta cultivar AM560-2 chromosome 16, M.esculenta_v8, whole genome shotgun sequence includes the following:
- the LOC110603408 gene encoding uncharacterized protein LOC110603408, producing the protein MGSRARRKQRWCTQPLTPLMEGPDPDMQEEGNKKESSWEIIREWFRMQKGFSVNQFSSSVTPYGSIPANKRQDLRLLLGVLGCPLAPIPLVSDPIHHFPIKDIPMENSVAHYIIQQYLAATGCLKRQKCVKNMYATGSVKMIRCETEILSGKNVKSLGTRSAENGCFVLWQMMPGMWSLELVVGGNKVIAGSDGKTVWRRTPWLGTHAAKGPQRPLRRIIQGLDPKSTASLFAKAQCLGEKRIGEDDCFVLKVAADKEAVMERSEGATEVLRHVLYGYFCQKSGLLIYLEDSHLTRVETPENSIYWETTIGSCIGDYRDVDGVLIAHQGRSIATVFRFEEESVQHTRTRMEEIWRIDDVVFNVPGLSLDYFIPPADIFDANSP; encoded by the exons ATGGGTTCAAGAGCTCGAAGGAAGCAAAGATGGTGTACACAACCATTGACACCACTAATGGAAGGACCAGACCCTGACATGCAAGAAGAAGGTAACAAGAAGGAGAGTTCATGGGAGATAATTCGTGAATGGTTTCGAATGCAAAAGGGTTTCTCCGTCAACCAATTTTCATCGTCGGTTACACCATATGGGAGCATTCCGGCCAATAAAAGACAAGATTTGAGGCTTTTGCTTGGAGTCCTTGGCTGCCCTCTAGCTCCAATCCCTCTTGTCAGCGACCCCATTCACCACTTTCCCATTAAGGACATCCCTATG GAAAATTCCGTCGCACATTATATCATTCAACAGTATTTGGCGGCTACAGGATGTTTAAAGAGACAAAAATGCGTAAAAAACATGTATGCCACAGGAAGTGTGAAGATGATTCGTTGCGAGACTGAGATTTTATCAGGAAAGAATGTGAAGAGCTTAGGAACAAGAAGTGCAGAAAATGGGTGTTTTGTTCTTTGGCAAATGATGCCGGGAATGTGGTCTCTTGAATTGGTTGTCGGTGGAAATAAGGTCATCGCCGGCAGCGATGGAAAGACTGTGTGGCGCCGCACTCCTTGGCTCGGTACTCACGCAGCCAAGGGACCTCAACGCCCTCTACGTCGCATAATCCAG GGGCTAGATCCAAAGAGCACAGCCAGCTTATTTGCAAAAGCACAATGCTTGGGAGAGAAAAGAATAGGTGAAGATGATTGCTTTGTATTAAAAGTAGCAGCAGATAAAGAAGCTGTAATGGAAAGAAGTGAAGGAGCAACAGAAGTACTAAGGCACGTACTATATGGGTATTTTTGCCAGAAAAGTGGTCTTTTAATATACCTAGAGGACTCTCATCTCACAAGAGTTGAAACCCCAGAAAATTCCATCTACTGGGAAACTACTATAGGAAGTTGCATTGGAGACTATAGAGATGTAGATGGAGTTCTCATTGCTCATCAAGGCAGGTCAATCGCTACGGTTTTTCGATTCGAAGAGGAATCTGTGCAGCATACTAGGACTAGAATGGAAG